One genomic region from Yarrowia lipolytica chromosome 1C, complete sequence encodes:
- a CDS encoding uncharacterized protein (Compare to YALI0C03267g, similar to uniprot|Q6CGW7 Yarrowia lipolytica YALI0A15466g), giving the protein MAVLPSEILIHVPHIHLHHVRKSSTGLDELLTLLDVSEPFVELNYPSMFSNDHGVHLFESVLACVFLQILIHVRSNASSSESGVCGHASQFSLGVAHSLVSSGSNNVLSRNITGNGQGDVPVPHIGFEIFEIREPSSGKGMKVQMQRQVARVDEIHVSQQLRRLEQLLGRVVGDIKV; this is encoded by the coding sequence ATGGCTGTTTTACCATCAGAGATCCTTATCCATGTACCACACATTCACCTCCACCACGTTCGGAAAAGTTCCACCGGgcttgatgagctcctcACTCTTCTTGACGTATCCGAGCCGTTCGTAGAACTCAACTACCCGTCCATGTTCTCGAATGACCATGGCGTGCATCTTTTTGAATCCGTTCTTGCGTGCGTGTTTCTCCAGATCCTTATCCATGTGCGTTCCAATGCCTCTTCCTCCGAGTCTGGGGTCTGTGGACATGCAAGTCAATTCAGCCTCGGTGTCGCTCATTCGCTTGTATCCTCCGGCAGCAACAATGTCCTGAGTCGAAATATCACGGGCAATGGCCAGGGTGACGTTCCCGTCCCGCACATAGGTTTTGAAATCTTCGAGATCAGAGAACCGAGCAGTGGTAAAGGTATGAAAGTGCAAATGCAGAGGCAGGTAGCACGAGTTGATGAAATCCATGTATCCCAGCAGCTTCGGCGActcgagcagctccttgggcGAGTAGTAGGTGATATCAAGGTCTGA
- a CDS encoding uncharacterized protein (Compare to YALI0C03201g, uniprot|Q6CD73 Yarrowia lipolytica NADH-ubiquinone reductase complex accessory subunit 8 7 kDa), with translation MSAALREIRFHLCQNGSSSAPLRQFVKNQIGAFQKANPSTKVLVREANGVKPIVFARFDHGHESKIGLDVSSEKEVAERVKSLIEAK, from the exons ATGTCCGCAGCACTCCGAGAAATCCGATTCCACCTGTGCCAGAACGGCTCCTCGTCGGCTCCCCTGCGACAGTTTGTCAAGAACCAGATTGGTGCCTTCCAGAAGGCCAACCCTTCCACCAAGGTGCTGGTTCGAGAGGCCAACGGAGTCAAGCCCATTGTTTTTGCCCGGTTT gaccACGGCCATGAGTCCAAGATTGGTCTCGACGTGTCTtccgagaaggaggtcgCCGAGCGAGTCAAGTCTCTGATCGAGGCTAAGTAG
- a CDS encoding uncharacterized protein (Compare to YALI0C03069g, similar to uniprot|P23202 Saccharomyces cerevisiae YNL229c URE2 nitrogen catabolite repression regulator, similar to Saccharomyces cerevisiae URE2 (YNL229C); ancestral locus Anc_2.14), whose protein sequence is MDQPRKLSNLSSALASISLHNGDDYVPQNQQQQQQAYGGQPMSQYQQQQHQQQQQDDDISMSVSAPRHAIPQMQQIPMEELDKIAQYKLNYPDDGITLFSHRSAPNGFKIAVVLSELGLKYRTVFLDFKKNEQRSPAYISVNPNARVPSIIDHDNEHVSVWESGAILIYLCQKAGPDCPLWSEDVIEQSQINSWLFFQTSGHAPMVGQALHFRYFHPELIPSAIERYTNEVRRIYGVVEMRLAEKREQLILEMDDESFALGTSALSESKYFDEPVWLVGNRMTIADLAFVTWNNVVDRIGIDLKGELPEVYKWTRFMMGRPAVIRALKGQDNV, encoded by the coding sequence ATGGACCAGCCCCGCAAACTGTCGAATCTGTCGTCGGCTCTGGCCAGCATCTCTCTACACAATGGCGACGATTACGTgccacaaaaccaacagcagcagcaacaggcgTACGGAGGCCAGCCCATGTCCCAGtaccagcaacagcagcatcagcagcagcagcaggatGACGACATCAGCATGAGCGTGTCTGCCCCGCGGCATGCTATCCCGCAGATGCAGCAAATCCCCATGGAGGAACTGGACAAAATCGCACAGTACAAGCTCAACTACCCGGACGACGGCATCACGCTTTTCAGCCATCGGTCAGCACCCAACGGCTTTAAAATCGCTGTGGTTCTGAGCGAGCTGGGCCTCAAGTACCGCACCGTCTTCCTGGACTTTAAGAAGAATGAGCAGCGATCCCCTGCCTACATTTCGGTCAATCCCAACGCCCGAGTGCCTTCTATCATTGACCACGACAATGAGCATGTCAGTGTGTGGGAGTCTGGCGCGATACTTATATATCTGTGCCAGAAGGCCGGCCCAGACTGTCCCTTGTGGTCCGAAGATGTGATTGAACAGTCACAAATTAACTCgtggctcttcttccaaaCCTCCGGCCACGCCCCCATGGTGGGACAGGCCCTGCATTTCCGATACTTCCACCCCGAACTCATTCCATCGGCAATTGAACGGTACACCAACGAGGTGCGACGTATCTATggagtggtggagatgCGGCTGGCCGAAAAGCGGGAGCAGCtgattctggagatggacgaCGAGAGCTTTGCCCTGGGTACGTCGGCATTGTCCGAGTCGAAATACTTTGACGAGCCCGTGTGGCTAGTCGGAAACCGCATGACGATTGCCGATCTGGCGTTTGTCACCTGGAATAACGTGGTGGATAGAATCGGAATCGATCTCAAGGGAGAGCTACCGGAGGTGTACAAATGGACGAGGTTCATGATGGGCCGTCCGGCCGTCATTCGGGCACTTAAGGGACAGGATAATGTTTAA
- a CDS encoding uncharacterized protein (Compare to YALI0C03135g, no similarity) — MDSERFLTNPKTRTATPAPGARRTRIPTPIRIQGKPGMSTATSTSSTGRTTPSGRITPVPKGSGIPYRVDTRDPDRTASRAASRASSLTLAGVKTRPTRAATPMAMTRPGEFRPGGGLRKGGSRVTSKSGRSFSMPTRPHCETMDQVEVEQVGRVEEVTRVQLEEVKKLNVLEVKVEKEEVGHTNEHMSRHIVPPDMPTHMTHTPPPEDTSVDSFVSAPEEPRSYSMGDLLTSHQMLTRDRNDSTTSLQRENPISRRHSLTVSLTETDSETVLLRQQFKTVAIETVTGGEPRDPTIHDTLVTCSPDHVIVSTGSNHMTYPTCLYTWTLVDQKLSNPYLLRHKLKYALVAIPIPVSGMPNLSRSVSRVSLESSRTSIISVDDSEKRRSSFGRLKSLLRKKDKEVIAKPYTPSSRDKPEYSLVLLFDSKASQQMWKEKLGYMLEGDAQNRLPPVMTRHRPHTPPQDEDLGFKVDRDRLRSYMDVGGWSKLVRKRDSVIETSDKSEKRDSKGTGSLRKSRSFKNFRESFYSSKTVDLEEPDTTEARDDAKDTRAPKKESSGEEEKHGDGDYPCLEDAQERFSTPLENVPADEGASVSVISAASDEQTTLNDMFRSDEFYRQSTSSLSQDTDLRDSSHLEVDLSRDVTLKRRPQGIVMAREVSEGTVREGETYDQLQQLKRTSRESHGHDPLSRDSFSYDIQRHDCLPRESPTHESPQDEWTRLSTYTLNTTNSSCPITPVTPVLDVNHVSPVIAFSANTTPPINMLHTVPSNVSTAKSVSNHHHLTYSDHMGYSDHVPHVPPLKTPLWLPGHSRAKSDIRAALARDRGGSSTPVTPMASTADLLSLTRDRSSNDMVSLKSREFQLKNTTVRPRLHKTVSNPCLVDATDEAEKMNKISSEAARLWLKRRQSVSSISLAPPVSLQQLVKEPAVRKMTKNVYNGQLPGWHALSQASSRVPGVPVPKA, encoded by the coding sequence ATGGACTCAGAGCGGTTCTTGACTAATCCAAAAACCAGAACGGCCACACCGGCCCCGGGGGCCCGAAGAACCCGCATTCCCACTCCTATCCGCATCCAGGGCAAGCCAGGCATGTCTACAGCAACATCAACGTCGTCGACCGGCAGAACCACGCCTTCAGGACGCATCACACCGGTACCCAAGGGAAGTGGGATTCCGTACAGAGTGGATACGAGGGACCCTGATCGGACCGCGAGTCGAGCAGCGAGTCGGGCATCGAGTCTGACTCTGGCTGGCGTCAAGACCAGACCGACGAGAGCAGCGACTCCCATGGCCATGACTCGACCTGGCGAATTCAGACCCGGAGGAGGATTAAGGAAGGGAGGAAGTCGAGTGACGAGCAAATCTGGACGCAGTTTCTCCATGCCCACAAGGCCACATTGCGAGACTATGGATCAGGTGGAAGTGGAGCAGGTTGGGAGAGTTGAGGAGGTGACGCGGGTGCAACTGGAGGAAGTCAAGAAGTTGAACGTCCTAGAGGTCAAGgtggaaaaggaggaggttgggCACACAAATGAGCATATGTCTCGCCACATCGTCCCACCAGACATGCCCACTCATATGACACATACTCCTCCCCCGGAGGACACATCTGTGGACTCTTTTGTCTCTGCACCAGAAGAACCAAGAAGTTATAGCATGGGCGATTTGCTGACGTCTCACCAAATGCTGACACGTGACCGCAACGACTCTACAACCTCTCTGCAGCGAGAAAATCCCATTTCCCGACGACACTCGCTGACTGTTTCTCTCACCGAAACAGACTCGGAAACCGTGCTACTAAGACAACAGTTCAAAACAGTGGCTATAGAGACCGTCACGGGTGGCgagccacgtgacccgacCATCCACGATACCCTGGTCACATGTTCGCCTGATCATGTGATTGTCAGCACCGGCTCGAACCACATGACTTATCCCACCTGTCTTTACACCTGGACTTTGGTGGACCAGAAGCTGAGTAACCCGTACCTGCTCCGTCACAAGCTCAAGTATGCGCTTGTAGCCATTCCCATCCCAGTTTCTGGTATGCCCAATCTCTCTCGGTCAGTTTCTCGTGTGTCGTTGGAGTCGTCACGAACATCTATCATCTCTGTGGATGATTCAGAGAAACGACGGAGCAGTTTTGGACGACTCAAGAGTCTGTTGAGAAAGAAGGATAAGGAGGTGATTGCTAAGCCATACACGCcgtcgtcacgtgataagCCCGAGTACTCtctggtgttgttgtttgaCTCCAAGGCTTCTCAGCAAATgtggaaggagaagttggGGTATATGCTTGAAGGAGATGCTCAAAAccgtcttcctcctgtAATGACTCGTCATAGACCTCACACGCCTCCTCAGGACGAAGATCTGGGTTTCAAGGTCGACCGAGACAGACTGCGGAGTTATATGGATGTTGGAGGGTGGAGTAAGTTGGTTCGAAAGAGAGACAGTGTGATTGAGACATCCGATAAGAGCGAAAAGAGAGATAGTAAGGGAACAGGGTCGTTGAGAAAGTCGAGGAGCTTCAAAAACTTCCGTGAAAGTTTTTACTCCTCGAAAACCGTCGACTTGGAGGAACCAGACACTACTGAAGCAAGGGATGATGCCAAGGACACAAGGGCACCTAAAAAGGAGTCTAGTGGGGAGGAAGAAAaacatggagatggagattACCCATGTTTAGAAGATGCCCAGGAAAGATTTTCGACCCCCTTGGAGAATGTTCCTGCTGACGAAGGGGCTTCTGTTTCCGTCATTTCTGCTGCTTCGGATGAACAGACAACATTGAACGACATGTTTCGAAGCGATGAGTTCTACCGACAGTCTACGTCGTCGCTATCACAGGATACCGATTTACGTGACTCGTCGCACCTTGAGGTGGACctctcacgtgacgttACACTCAAGCGGCGACCCCAGGGTATTGTGATGGCTCGGGAAGTGTCTGAGGGCACTGTTAGAGAAGGAGAGACATATGATCAGCTGCAGCAATTGAAGCGGACCTCACGTGAGTCACATGGACACGATCCattatcacgtgactcatTCTCATATGATATTCAGCGTCACGACTGTCTTCCACGAGAGAGTCCCACTCATGAGAGTCCCCAGGATGAGTGGACTCGGCTTTCTACTTATACcctcaacaccaccaactcAAGCTGTCCAATCACTCCTGTGACGCCTGTGTTGGATGTCAACCACGTGAGCCCCGTGATTGCCTTCTCTGCTAACACAACTCCTCCCATCAACATGCTCCACACTGTTCCCAGCAATGTCAGCACTGCTAAGAGTGTCAGTAACCATCACCACTTGACATACTCGGACCACATGGGTTATTCTGACCACGTCCCGCATGTTCCACCCCTTAAGACCCCGCTGTGGTTGCCAGGTCACAGCAGGGCCAAGAGTGATATTCGAGCTGCTCTTGCGCGAGATCGAGGAGGAAGCAGCACTCCCGTGACCCCCATGGCTTCCACCGCCGACCTATTGTCTCTGACTCGCGATCGGTCCAGTAACGATATGGTGTCTCTAAAGTCGCGCGAATTCCAGCTCAAAAACACCACTGTTCGTCCTCGGCTTCATAAGACGGTTTCCAACCCTTGCCTGGTGGACGCAACTGACGAAGCTGAAAAGATGAACAAAATCAGTTCGGAGGCCGCTCGTCTGTGGCTCAAGCGACGCCAGAGCGTCtcatccatctccttggcccCTCCTGTGtctctgcagcagctggtcaaggagcCAGCAGTCCGAAAAATGACCAAAAATGTCTACAACGGCCAGCTTCCTGGCTGGCATGCCTTGTCTCAGGCAAGCAGTAGAGTCCCTGGGGTTCCTGTCCCCAAGGCATAA
- a CDS encoding uncharacterized protein (Compare to YALI0C03223g, similar to Saccharomyces cerevisiae YGR243W and YHR162W; ancestral locus Anc_5.83, similar to uniprot|P53311 Saccharomyces cerevisiae YGR243W Hypothetical 16.2 kDa protein in PFK1-TDS4 intergenic region) gives MSAAHASKFTRYLNSETGPKTVHFWAPVMKWALVIAGISDFARPVETLSGTQNAALFATGFIWTRWCLIIKPKNYLLASVNFFLGCTASVQLSRIIMYQKSLGLTTSQAVQTTVFGATFKDMWAKHEADKKEKA, from the coding sequence ATGTCCGCAGCACACGCCTCGAAATTTACCCGGTACCTTAACTCCGAGACCGGCCCCAAGACGGTCCATTTCTGGGCCCCCGTCATGAAGTGGGCTCTGGTCATTGCCGGTATCTCTGACTTTGCTCGACCTGTCGAGACTCTGTCCGGCACCCAGAACGCCGCTCTGTTTGCCACCGGCTTCATCTGGACCCGATGGTGTCTGATCatcaagcccaagaacTACCTGTTGGCCTCTGTCAACTTCTTCCTGGGCTGCACTGCCTCCGTCCAGCTGAGCCGAATCATCATGTACCAAAAGTCTCTTGGTCTGACCACCTCCCAGGCCGTCCAGACCACCGTCTTCGGCGCCACCTTCAAGGACATGTGGGCCAAGCACGaggccgacaagaaggagaaggcttAA
- a CDS encoding uncharacterized protein (Compare to YALI0C03091g, no similarity), whose product MSSVWLLNCLYNIQIYAIENYQKQRDHYETFLLNRKLHKIEHQLREMLEQELNEEPQSFDNSDLQMIQRYMSKQSINSSATPPNLDMPLFRRERKSEARLEKLKKKKLALKKEETVEVEPEEVAGEMVDVESDAVTVVSSRNYFDKHTLNFVNTYGDSGGYSRIRQALGIQSKRECNLWGI is encoded by the coding sequence ATGTCATCCGTGTGGTTACTGAATTGCTTATACAACATACAGATTTACGCAATTGAGAATTATCAGAAGCAAAGGGACCATTACGAGACCTTTCTTCTCAACCGCAAACTACACAAGATCGAACACCAACTACGCGAAATGCTTGAACAGGAACTTAACGAGGAGCCCCAGTCTTTTGACAACTCCGATCTTCAGATGATTCAGCGATATATGTCCAAACAGTCCATCAATTCTTCTGCTACTCCTCCCAATCTCGATATGCCTTTGTTTCGACGAGAACGAAAGTCTGAAGCACGTCTGGAGAAactcaagaagaagaagctcgctctgaagaaggaggagaccgtTGAGGTTGAACCCGAAGAAGTTGCGGGGGAGATGGTTGATGTTGAAAGCGACGCCGTCACTGTTGTATCGTCCAGAAACTACTTTGACAAACATACTCTCAACTTTGTCAACACTTATGGTGATTCTGGAGGATACTCCCGAATTCGTCAGGCTCTCGGTATCCAGAGTAAACGAGAGTGCAACCTGTGGGGTATTTGA
- a CDS encoding uncharacterized protein (Compare to YALI0C03245g, similar to uniprot|Q04934 Saccharomyces cerevisiae YDR229W Hypothetical 50.0 kDa protein, similar to Saccharomyces cerevisiae IVY1 (YDR229W); ancestral locus Anc_8.450), with translation MPEKSRRTRNFCRGLSENSHLSEFYSFTRKRRPSDASTTSRLSHFSAATAQTGDSLPSMMPPSSLPLDMDKSQIIGTKHIKESREAYNHVIEAAQKYRDALDLVSRASAEFGGALEQLSHCKGVPDGLQAAAGLYLLVSNHQQILGDTIDKNFVVPVTALGKGLQQRSAEIHSEYRSSHVSKSAELRKKEQQQRGFAKQKRARDLAAYRQSLMDVAAEIDGLDALKGKYYQDMWEAHSLAGDTLLGSVSSAVRAEVEIHEGVARKGWSGGGLDELIEESGDPFGEIEKDHLQPIVGSMMGMVDDGHGREEDGTEGDVTEEAIDRVTTETGECRISDTEGGEGSDSESVHTETESRVEGVEEVSTEGATEGATEEGNSVDSAESDSLPKLSTSMDAKWSSED, from the exons ATGCCCGAAAAatccagaagaaccagGAATTTTTGCAGAGGACTTTCAG AAAACTCCCACCTCTCTGAATTCTACTCCTTCACCAGAAAACGCCGTCCTAGTGATGCATCTACCACGTCGCGGCTATCGCACTTTTCGGCAGCAACGGCACAAACAGGGGACTCGCTCCCTTCGATGATGCCGCCGTCATCACTGCCTCTGGACATGGACAAAAGCCAGATTATCGGCACCAAACACATCAAGGAGTCGCGAGAGGCGtacaatcacgtgattgaggCGGCGCAAAAGTACAGAGACGCTCTCGATCTCGTGTCACGTGCCTCTGCTGAGTTTGGAGGTGCCCTGGAACAACTTTCTCACTGTAAAGGTGTTCCCGACGGCCTCCAGGCTGCTGCAGGGCTTTATCTGCTGGTTTCCAATCATCAGCAGATTCTAGGCGACACAATTGACAAAAACTTTGTTGTCCCGGTAACAGCCCTCGGTAAGGGTCTTCAGCAGCGATCGGCTGAGATCCACTCCGAGTACCGGtctagtcacgtgagcaaGTCTGCGGAGCTACGCAAAAaggagcagcaacagcgaGGGTTCGCGAAGCAAAAGCGGGCACGTGATCTAGCTGCTTACAGACAGTCGTTGATGGACGTGGCAGCCGAGATTGACGGGTTGGACGCTCTCAAGGGCAAGTACTATCAAGATATGTGGGAGGCACATTCTTTGGCAGGAGACACTCTTCTTGGAAGTGTTTCTTCGGCTGTACGAGCGGAGGTTGAGATCCATGAAGGCGTAGCTCGAAAGGGATGGTCTGGTGGGGGCCTTGATGAATTGATCGAGGAATCTGGCGATCCCTTTGGCGAGATTGAAAAAGACCATCTGCAGCCCATTGTCGGGTCCATGATGGGAATGGTTGACGATGGTCACGGTCGCGAAGAGGACGGTACCGAAGGGGATGTGACTGAGGAGGCTATCGATAGAGTCACAACCGAAACTGGAGAGTGTCGTATAAGTGACactgaaggaggagaaggcaGTGATAGTGAAAGTGTTCACACTGAGACTGAATCGAGGGTGGAGGGAGTCGAGGAGGTGTCGACAGAGGGTGCGACAGAGGGTGCGACGGAGGAGGGTAATTCGGTGGACTCTGCAGAGTCTGACTCGCTGCCCAAGCTGTCCACCTCTATGGATGCAAAATGGTCCTCCGAAGACTAG
- a CDS encoding uncharacterized protein (Compare to YALI0C03179g, similar to Saccharomyces cerevisiae LCB1 (YMR296C); ancestral locus Anc_5.28, similar to uniprot|Q96VQ7 Emericella nidulans Serine palmitoyl CoA transferase subunit LCBA) has protein sequence METVVTTATIAAAAVSPSPTPFTTQHLAGEQILSKLHAIASSAAYWGEKLPGSAVVKRYIVSSHQNDPVRTIFELLFFLFAVRYFVASRYSTSNPHHVKFTEADIDELVAEWEPEPLVPKTTVLEELDIGSIPLIHGESGPVVDVESARVGHVKRATNLASTDFLGWARDPVIKERAVQIIREYGVGSCGPPGFYGNQDIHVKCERDLARFCNSESAILYAQAFNTMSSVIPSFMKRGDIVIADDRVATSTQKGLQVSRVTLRWYKHNDMEDLARVLAKTNHEFRKAPLTKRFIVTEGLFENTGDLCNLPEIIKLKYQFKYRLLLDESLSFGLVGSTGRGVLEHFQENGHPELSRQQIELTAGSMAIAFSSAGGFVAGSDAAVEHQRIGSNAVTFSASMPGYLAAASSQAIERLEEDNSRVVKLRENTTHFRTFLEKQLQAARVLGSVVEFVSSPQSPHILIKLSDDFRPETLTSFVAAEELLQQIVDLCLAEGVLITRHKRVPTHEIIALESMLRIEVSASLSTQQLDESASIIAGVVKSISSA, from the coding sequence ATGGAAACCGTAGTGACGACAGCGACTATTGCCGCTGCGGCCGTGTCACCCTCTCCGACACCCTTCACCACTCAGCATCTGGCCGGCGAGCAGATTCTGTCTAAGCTGCATGCCATTgcctcctcggcagcaTATTGGGGAGAGAAGCTGCCCGGCTCGGCCGTGGTCAAACGATACATTGTGTCCTCGCATCAGAATGACCCTGTTAGAACCATCTTCGagctgctcttcttcctgtTTGCCGTACGATACTTTGTGGCGTCCCGATACTCGACCTCTAATCCCCACCACGTCAAGTTTACCGAGGCCGACATTGACGAACTGGTCGCCGAGTGGGAGCCCGAACCTCTCGTACCCAAGACTACTgtcctggaggagctggacatTGGCTCAATCCCGCTGATCCACGGCGAATCGGGCCCCGTGGTTGACGTAGAGTCGGCCCGGGTCGGACACGTCAAGCGAGCCACCAACCTGGCCTCTACCGACTTCCTGGGCtgggcacgtgaccccgTCATCAAGGAGCGGGCCGTCCAGATTATCCGTGAGTACGGAGTCGGCTCCTGTGGCCCCCCCGGTTTCTACGGAAACCAGGACATTCACGTTAAGTGTGAGCGGGACCTCGCCCGGTTCTGCAACTCCGAGTCTGCAATTCTCTACGCGCAGGccttcaacaccatgtcTTCTGTCATCCCCTCGTTCATGAAGCGAGGTGACATTGTCATTGCCGACGACCGAGTGGCCACTTCCACCCAGAAGGGTCTGCAGGTGTCGCGAGTCACCCTGCGATGGTACAAGCACAACGACATGGAGGACCTCGCACGTGTGCTGGCCAAGACCAACCACGAATTCCGAAAGGCTCCCCTCACCAAGCGATTTATTGTCACCGAGGGTCTGTTTGAGAACACTGGAGACCTCTGTAACCTCCCTGAGATCATCAAGCTCAAGTACCAGTTCAAGTACcgactgctgctggacgagtCGCTGTCATTTGGTCTCGTTGGATCTACCGGACGAGGAGTGCTGGAGCACTTCCAGGAGAACGGACACCCCGAGCTCAGCCGACAGCAGATCGAGCTGACCGCAGGCTCCATGGCCATCGCCTTCTCGTCAGCTGGTGGCTTTGTGGCCGGCTCCGATGCCGCCGTCGAGCATCAGCGAATCGGATCTAACGCTGTCACCTTCTCGGCTTCCATGCCCGGATACCTTGCTGCCGCCTCTTCGCAGGCCATTGAGCgattggaggaggataaCTCGCGTGTCGTCAAGCTGCGTGAGAACACCACTCACTTCCGAACCTTTttggagaagcagctgcaggCCGCCCGAGTTCTGGGCTCCGTGGTCGAGTTTGTGTCATCTCCTCAGTCGCCTCATATCTTGATCAAACTGAGTGATGACTTCCGGCCCGAGACCCTGACGTCGTTCGTTGctgccgaggagctgctTCAACAGATTGTCGATCTGTGTCTGGCCGAGGGTGTTCTCATCACACGTCACAAACGGGTCCCCACGCACGAGATCATTGCGCTGGAGAGCATGCTGCGAATCGAGGTGTCTGCTTCATTGAGCACTCAGCAGCTGGACGAGTCTGCAAGCATCATTGCAGGTGTTGTCAAGAGCATTTCCAGTGCGTAA